One window from the genome of Oryza glaberrima chromosome 3, OglaRS2, whole genome shotgun sequence encodes:
- the LOC127766513 gene encoding mechanosensitive ion channel protein 2, chloroplastic-like yields MAVGVTSQLFQGVTATNRFCQTNKFRNPDIRSSLTSTSLSSVPNGHNCWGHNILERNYRPMLYVPSRYRALGVRSFALPVSLQEIPLVKSTSVALTRSCDTLLANPATALVVPAIGIIVFALWGFLPLMRDIRNRFDHGGNWKKSPTYLISTSYLQPLLLWTGATLICRALDPVVLPSAASQAVKTRLVTFVRSLSTVLAIAYILTSLIQQLQKFLMDMRNPNDSRRMGFDFAVKAVYTGIWIAAISLFMELLGFNTQKWITAGGFGTVLLTLAGREIFTNFLSSVMINATRPFVVNEWINTKIDGVEVSGIVEHVGWWSPTIIRGDDREAIYIPNHKFTVSILRNNTQRTHWRIKTYLALSHMDAAKIGIIVADMRKVLAKNPHIEQQRLHRRVFFEKIDPKTQALMIYISCFVKTSHFEEYLNVQEAVMLDLLRIVGHHRARLATQIRTVQKSYGNADIDNIPFGEEMYSRVRGRPLLIDTSARISDDKSKPRPASREDHKVKTVTSAEAKSASADNASISNSEKQEQKKSVPEDGRMKNSKNDHATTTSPSSPWSENMDPIASTSKTGKGKTQGAEATEREGDGAVSVANSKKESRPVFEDNIVLGLALEGSKRTLPIDDGMNPHLSLSETEQDTVEAASSPKDKKGQEKGDQRNLDR; encoded by the exons ATGGCTGTTGGAGTGACATCCCAGCTATTCCAAGGAGTGACTGCTACCAACCGTTTCTGCCAGACCAACAAATTCAGG AACCCAGATATCCGAAGTTCTCTCACATCAACTTCATTATCTTCGGTTCCTAAT GGACACAATTGCTGGGGTCATAACATATTGGAGAGGAACTATAGGCCTATGCTATATGTGCCTTCTAGATATAGAGCCTTGGGTGTTAGATCTTTTGCATTGCCTGTTTCTTTGCAGGAAATCCCTTTGGTCAAGAGCACATCAGTGGCATTGACTAG GTCATGTGACACTTTACTTGCAAATCCTGCTACTGCGCTTGTGGTTCCTGCAATTGGAATAATTGTCTTTGCTTTATGGGGATTCTTGCCTTTAATGAGGGACATTAGAAACCGTTTCGAC CATGGAGGCAACTGGAAGAAAAGCCCTACATACTTAATTTCTACCTCGTACCTTCAACCATTGCTTCTATGGACAGGAGCAACACTTATCTGCAG GGCTTTGGATCCAGTTGTGTTGCCTTCAGCAGCAAGCCAAGCAGTTAAAACACGCCTTGTAACTTTTGTGAGATCATTATCAACTGTCCTGGCTATTGCCTATATTCTGACGAG CTTAATTCAGCAGTTACAGAAATTTCTAATGGACATGCGTAACCCCAATGATTCAAGACGT ATGGGATTTGACTTCGCAGTGAAAGCTGTTTACACTGGTATTTGGATTGCTGCTATATCTCTCTTTATGGAGTTGCTGGGTTTCAATACCCAAAAGTGGATTACTGCTGGAGGTTTTGGGACTGTGTTGCTTACACTTGCTGGTCGTGAG ATCTTTACAAACTTCCTCTCAAGTGTTATGATCAATGCCACACGTCCATTCGTGGTGAATGAATGGATCAATACAAAGATAGATGGTGTTGAAGTCTCTGGTATTGTTGAG CATGTTGGCTGGTGGTCCCCTACAATCATTAGAGGTGATGATAGAGAAGCTATATACATTCCTAACCATAAGTTCACAGTTTCTATTTTGAGAAATAACACTCAGAGGACCCATTGGCGTATTAAGACCTACCTGGCTTTAAGCCACATGGATGCTGCGAAAATTGGT ATAATTGTTGCGGACATGAGAAAAGTGTTGGCAAAGAATCCACATATAGAGCAACAGAGGCTGCATAGGAGAgtattttttgagaaaattgaTCCAAAAACCCAAGCTCTTATG ATTTACATATCATGCTTTGTGAAGACATCTCATTTTGAGGAGTATCTCAATGTCCAG GAAGCTGTTATGTTGGATCTTCTTAGAATAGTCGGCCATCATAGGGCAAGGCTTGCCACCCAGATTCGAACAGTTCAGAAATCTTATGGCAATGCAGACATCGATAACATTCCTTTCGGAGAGGAGATGTATAGTCGTGTACGTGGCCGTCCACTTCTGATTGATACCTCTGCAAGGATTAGCGATGACAAGTCTAAGCCTCGTCCAGCATCGCGTGAAGATCATAAAGTCAAGACAGTCACTTCTGCAGAGGCTAAGTCAGCTTCAGCTGATAATGCTAGTATAAGCAACTCCGAGAAGCAGGAACAGAAAAAATCAGTACCAGAAGATGGTCGCATGAAGAATAGTAAAAATGATCATGCGACAACAACATCGCCATCTTCTCCATGGTCAGAAAATATGGATCCTATTGCATCAACTTCCAAAACTGGTAAAGGAAAAACTCAAGGAGCTGAGGCCACTGAACGAGAAGGAGATGGCGCTGTCTCTGTTGCTAATTCAAAGAAAGAATCGAGACCCGTCTTTGAAGACAACATTGTTCTGGGTTTAGCTCTTGAGGGATCCAAGAGGACATTACCAATTGATGACGGAATGAACCCTCATCTATCACTTTCTGAAACTGAGCAAGACACAGTTGAGGCTGCTTCATCACCGAAGGATAAGAAAGGTCAAGAAAAAGGTGACCAGAGGAATCTTGATAGGTGA